One candidate division KSB1 bacterium DNA segment encodes these proteins:
- a CDS encoding matrixin family metalloprotease: MIKRLVWLSVFLLVGGLSAQAQSHEECGTASLAPSSLRQFGVPYLELPGPDISHLPEQYQQMAMRLSTIPAHERPPLICCFAPGTDPEIVNTISQLLYGPFSPLDFQLNTRWSSTVINGGTGSQGDSITLTFSFVPDGTTIPSGVGEPSASSVLFRRFNALFGDTSIWKPKFRAVFARWSDLAGINYVETVDDGASMFGSGGSLGVRGDVRIGSKYIDGASSILAYNYFPNGGDMVLDSAESWNSSTSNYVFLRNTIAHEHGHGFGLSHVCPTNSTKLMEPYLNTNFDGGQHDDVRGAQRHYGDAREGNDTSTLANNLGTLGNGTTTVNDVSCDNATDNDWYKFTVVAGKAVALTLHPVGLTYLEGPQDADCGTNTSITTTDDQDLSMTLVGTNGSTVLATANSQPAGVDEVISTYNLTAAGTYYVRVLPQAGATTVQMYQLSLLISAAANTITVGSPNGGEIWYTGTTQAISWTSNGVSGNVRIDINRTYPSVTWETLIASTANDGSENWSVSGATGSTNRIRIVSVTTPTIGDSSDANFTLSLPTITVGAPNGGEVYFLGTAYTINWSSVAVSGNVNVELNRNYAGGAWEALFTNIANDGNESWTASGATSTNARIRVASTSTPAINDVSNAAFTISNPMVTVTRPNGGESLNGAGLEEITWTSGGFSGNVTIELDRDYPTGGFVTLTTVPNSGSYVLTLGGPPTTTARIRVTSVSAPVATDISNANFTITAPNAAPSLYHAPHQDAAAGNVLFVATALDDYSTPTVSLHKRVAGVGSYDSTALAATGNPGEYSILVALIDNTYEYFLRAYDAQALSATTDTFTLDVGACALPTVVQDDGTAEGYNWSGTPGFEWAIKITPTATPYALCQADVAVAAAHPDSFHTSIRVRVLSADGPGGLPGTELWNEVSGSIGNQIGGLPVGPVYWASTLIKDGLGGPLTVTGPFYIAVSDPEPGKHEAFGRDANSSAANSYYYDACDLAWHSEADALPNAQHSARMIRAHGSALSAPSTLVISPSGNNILLNWQSTGAPYYRIYAGSSVSGPFTTLLGSTSTTSFTDIGVVPSTAVRFYLVVASTEP; the protein is encoded by the coding sequence ATGATTAAAAGGTTAGTTTGGCTGAGCGTCTTTCTGCTGGTGGGAGGACTGTCCGCACAAGCGCAATCCCATGAGGAATGTGGTACCGCTTCGCTCGCACCCTCCTCACTTCGACAATTTGGCGTACCCTACCTTGAATTACCGGGTCCGGATATCTCCCATCTGCCGGAGCAATATCAGCAGATGGCGATGCGGTTGTCCACCATTCCTGCCCACGAGCGGCCGCCGCTCATTTGCTGCTTCGCGCCGGGTACTGACCCGGAGATTGTCAACACGATCAGCCAGTTACTCTACGGACCCTTCAGTCCGCTGGATTTTCAACTGAATACGCGCTGGTCGAGTACGGTCATCAACGGCGGGACCGGTTCGCAGGGCGACTCGATCACGCTGACCTTCAGCTTCGTCCCCGACGGAACGACCATTCCCAGCGGAGTCGGTGAACCCTCCGCGTCAAGCGTTCTCTTCCGGCGATTTAACGCGCTGTTCGGGGACACGAGCATCTGGAAACCGAAGTTCCGGGCCGTGTTCGCGCGCTGGTCGGACCTGGCCGGGATCAATTACGTCGAAACGGTGGATGACGGCGCGTCGATGTTCGGCAGCGGCGGTTCGCTCGGAGTGCGCGGCGATGTTCGCATCGGGTCCAAGTATATCGACGGCGCCAGCAGCATCCTCGCGTACAACTACTTCCCAAATGGCGGCGACATGGTTCTGGACAGCGCGGAATCGTGGAATTCATCCACTTCGAACTATGTGTTCCTGCGCAATACCATCGCGCACGAGCATGGGCATGGGTTCGGGCTCTCGCACGTCTGTCCGACCAATAGCACGAAGCTGATGGAACCGTATCTGAATACCAATTTCGACGGGGGACAGCACGACGATGTGCGCGGAGCCCAGCGACACTACGGTGATGCACGCGAGGGCAACGACACTTCGACGCTCGCCAATAATCTGGGCACGCTCGGCAACGGCACGACAACTGTGAATGACGTTTCCTGCGACAATGCCACGGACAATGACTGGTACAAGTTCACGGTCGTCGCCGGGAAGGCCGTGGCCCTGACCCTGCATCCGGTAGGCCTAACCTATCTCGAAGGTCCGCAAGACGCGGACTGCGGGACAAACACGTCGATTACCACCACTGACGACCAGGACCTGAGCATGACGCTGGTCGGGACCAATGGCTCGACCGTGTTAGCGACGGCAAATTCGCAGCCGGCGGGTGTAGATGAAGTGATCTCGACCTACAACCTCACGGCCGCGGGGACCTACTATGTGCGCGTCCTCCCGCAGGCCGGGGCCACGACCGTGCAGATGTATCAGCTTAGTCTGCTGATCAGCGCCGCCGCCAATACGATCACGGTCGGATCACCGAACGGCGGGGAAATCTGGTACACGGGGACCACGCAGGCGATCAGTTGGACCTCCAACGGTGTGAGCGGGAATGTGCGGATCGACATCAATCGAACCTATCCTTCCGTGACGTGGGAGACGCTGATTGCCAGCACCGCAAATGACGGCAGCGAAAACTGGAGCGTGAGCGGAGCGACCGGCAGCACCAATCGAATTCGCATTGTGAGTGTGACCACGCCGACGATTGGCGACTCGTCTGATGCGAATTTCACCTTGTCGTTGCCGACGATTACGGTCGGGGCACCGAATGGCGGCGAGGTTTACTTCCTTGGAACCGCTTACACAATCAACTGGAGTTCCGTGGCCGTCTCGGGGAATGTGAATGTCGAACTCAACCGGAACTATGCGGGTGGCGCCTGGGAAGCCTTGTTCACGAATATCGCCAACGATGGCAACGAGTCGTGGACCGCGAGCGGCGCAACGAGCACGAATGCCAGAATCCGCGTGGCGAGCACTTCTACTCCGGCCATCAACGATGTGTCAAATGCCGCGTTCACCATCTCGAATCCGATGGTCACGGTGACCCGGCCCAACGGCGGAGAGTCGTTGAACGGAGCTGGACTCGAAGAAATTACCTGGACCAGCGGCGGTTTCTCCGGCAACGTGACGATTGAACTTGATCGAGACTATCCGACCGGCGGTTTTGTCACCTTGACCACCGTGCCGAACTCCGGCAGTTATGTGCTGACGCTGGGCGGGCCGCCGACAACGACGGCGAGAATCAGGGTAACCTCCGTCAGCGCACCGGTGGCAACGGACATCTCAAACGCGAACTTCACGATTACCGCGCCGAACGCGGCGCCTTCGTTGTACCATGCTCCGCATCAGGATGCCGCGGCGGGCAATGTATTGTTCGTGGCGACCGCGCTCGACGACTACAGCACGCCGACAGTCTCCCTGCACAAGCGCGTGGCCGGAGTCGGGAGTTATGATTCGACGGCGCTCGCGGCCACCGGGAATCCCGGAGAGTATTCTATACTCGTCGCGTTGATCGACAATACCTATGAGTATTTCCTGCGTGCGTACGACGCACAGGCGCTGTCGGCCACGACCGACACGTTCACGCTGGACGTCGGAGCGTGTGCATTGCCCACGGTCGTGCAGGATGACGGAACGGCTGAGGGGTACAACTGGAGCGGCACTCCGGGGTTCGAGTGGGCGATCAAGATCACGCCGACGGCGACGCCTTACGCACTTTGTCAGGCTGACGTAGCCGTGGCGGCGGCCCATCCGGACAGCTTCCACACCTCCATCCGCGTCAGAGTCCTGAGTGCCGACGGGCCCGGCGGTTTGCCGGGTACGGAATTGTGGAACGAAGTCTCTGGCTCCATCGGAAACCAGATCGGCGGACTGCCCGTCGGTCCGGTCTATTGGGCTTCGACGCTGATTAAGGATGGGTTGGGCGGTCCCTTAACGGTCACCGGGCCGTTTTACATCGCCGTGAGTGACCCTGAACCCGGCAAACACGAGGCGTTTGGCCGCGATGCCAATAGCTCGGCGGCGAACAGCTATTACTATGATGCGTGTGACCTTGCCTGGCATTCCGAGGCAGACGCGCTGCCGAACGCCCAGCACAGCGCCCGGATGATCCGT